The DNA sequence GTATACTTCTCTGATGGAAAGCAGTGGCTATATTAGTTTAAAATTGATACTTGTACATAAATATTAGGGTTAAAGTAATTTCACAGGCTTTATTATCCACTTCAAAAGAGGGTTCTGTATCTTTaaaagacatgtaaacatatccACAGCTTCCGGTCACAATGCGTTCGCGTAATCCTGGCAAAACGGAATGAACTCGTAGTCCTTTATGTATAATTCCAGTTTACTCTGCCTCGGCTAATAACCTAGCTTTTTAATAAGGTGTGTGTAATTAAATACCTGTCGTTAGGATAATTTATAATAGAAGTTTCAACTGATTTTTGCAGAAAACGTCGCGTTCTACAGGTTCTACGTCTCTGATGTCGGTATAAACGACATCTCCTGAACGCACCATTAAGTGTCATTAAATGTGGCTAACTGTTAGCTTACTTCAACCTGCCCATCCTTGTACACGGATAACAGAGGATGCATGTATGCACATATCGCTTTTTGTTGTcttgaaatatttaaatatatcgTATATTGGCAAAATTAAACGTGCAGTGTTTTGATGATTTGATAAGCcgaaaaaatgtcaacaatttcGGTGCTAATTTTAGCTGGCTAACCATAGCTGGCGTTAGCTACATTTGTTGTGACGGGGTTGTTTTTATTGACAAGATGTAGTATCGTAGTTGTTTAATGACTAGCAATTACGATACTAGAAATAGTTTAAATAGGAATCAGTGTTTAAGCTGTGCTAAAATAGACCAAATTAAACTGCCTGGTAGCAACGGGATGCTAGCCTAGCCAGTTttgatatttcaaaataaaagtccatgAACTTATTTCACTTAGTAATGGTTGCAACGATGGATAGACGATGGCTCATTGACACGTCCCGCTGTCTTGATTTATCCTTATAGGATGACCTCATTTGGCTGGAAGAGGAAAGCAGGTGAGAAGGTGTCAAAGTCAGTGTTACAGGAGTTTGAAGCAAACGCAAAGAAAGCTGAGGATGAAGGGCCGAGTCAGGACGACGAGGTGGACTGGATGCACGCCATCAAACGGCGTCGGGAGGTTCTGCTGGAGGACTGTGCTGCAAAGAGCAAAAGGCTGATAGACGAGGGGTCACTGCTGGCTGAGGAAGGCAGGTGAGGGTGCACattataccacacacacacacacacacaggcatgcaaaCATCCAGctttaagcttttttttattgtattttatgacACTGAATtcttcctgtgtatgtgtgtgcacacctggATTTTTAATGAGGGATAATTATTAATCAAATATCAGATGCTGAATTCAATCACTGATGAATTCTAAGATAAACTGTCCAGAGAAAGTTATTTAAATATCACCAGCTATAACACTTTTCTCTCCTCTACTACTCATTTACAGCTTTTACtcaaacatatttttgtttgtattatttctGTACAAACATTGAGAGATGTGTTGGTAGGATTTCTCCAGAAGATGGCACCattgcacagagcacacagaaaCAGCCAGCTAGTATAatatgttcatttaaacattcaATAAATATCACATTTTATTAGCCAAATAACTCTTATAGAACTCTTGTTCTTGTGAAAGCTTTTCAAACAAAGtgatttttaaacatgtttataccaaaaaaaaagcactaatctgcttctcagtctgctctgctggaacctctttttaaaaactcttgatttttttgtttttagtctgATTAATGTTgagaaatattattatttgaagAGACACCATTGTAAATTGTGCAAATGGCCTGTTagattaaaaaggaaaaagccCTCCACAAGGAGCCAAATAAGAGTCACTTTGTGAAAAACCCTCGTGTTGAGAAGATGTAATATTGCCATATGTTTTACTGCTCTGTAATAGCTGCTCAGTGGTTTGCTGCAGTGTCTGGTCGGGGATGTCAGCCAGGGTCTTATCCTTCTCTAATAAAATTGACCTCTGATTTCAGTCTGTTGTCTGTTGTTAGCTTAGCTGTGTCTGATGATTCACAGGGTGTGCAGATATGTTTATGTAACactgtttttctgcatttcttccCATTATTGTTACTAGCTGAGCTGATACTTTAGAAACTGTCTGACTAACTCATTTTGACTGAAGGCTCAACAGGTTTTTGCTTGTTATTATTCCCTGTAGGTCACAGAAACATTGATTGGCAGGTCTCACATTTGCATAGATTACAGTTCCTAAAGATTGGCTGTTAAGTTGCAGGACTTCATCTCTTGGGTGTGTGGGAGTTGTTGACTCCCACACACGGGGCGTAGTTTAACATGGACTGAGGTGACGTGTCcccaataatttgatcccctcctaaaaaaaaaaaaactaaaaaaaaactgattctcattgggtgcaggaagggttaaattccattGAAATCTTAGGTACTCCCACACACTCTAGTCTGTAAGTCACAGTATTGATATCCACATAGTTTGCTGATTTGTCTGACTTGCTGAGTCATATTTTACACTAACATTATGCCTTTAAGATGTGCTCTGGCATTCAAAAGCTTAAAACTGTTAGtgtcttctgtgtttttgtggtttggGCTGTTAGGTGTTGTTGTTATAAACATGTATAAGTTACATTTATTCCTTTTGGGCAGTGTTTTTTCAGCCTAACCTGCCTTTGACTGATAAGGGTTATGACACAGGTACAGGAGTCTTTTTCAGCCCTCAGGTTTCATGTGATGAGTTGCTTAATTTCCTCATATGATTTAGCACTAGCGGTGCTCTTTGCTTCATGTGATGGTGAAATTTCCACATTACTGTAGTTCCATTTCCTCAGCCCTCCTTGCTGCTTGCTGCTCAACACAGTTTTGTAACAGATCAGTGTGAATAgtctcattgtgtgtttttattccttTTAATTTTTTCAGGATGTCCGTTTCCATAAAACTGTAAAAGGTGTCAAACCTGACAGACACGGTGTCATTTTAGTATCATTTTATCTCTCAGTCTTGACCAGGAAACAAGCCTTAAGTCAATATTGGTTTGAGAACAGTGTCCATTGAGGAAGCAGAGcaatttttatgtgtttgtaaaaggaGGCAAAAAATACCTGGTGTTCAAACttctaaagaaagaaagacatgcAAAAAAAGTGTATCGTTGTGGTTCCAGGATCCAGCAGCATGTTGGCGTTATGAAGCTTAACATGACAAATGtacatgtttgtatttaaatgtattaagaGGGACTAGTGGACAACTTCTGTACTGCACTCTTCAAGATAAAAGAATGATAAAAGACCAAGTGAATCATAAAAGGGGTCACATCTCtgtataacataacataacatatatTAAATCTTACAGTGGAGACAATGTAATTGTCTGATTACACTGTTTTATGTGATGTATATTTGTTTCCTTTAGGCACTGGGAGGCCATTAATAAGTGGGATGAGGCCATTCAGCTGACCCCAGACAACCCCCTGCTGTATGAGATGAAGTCTCAGGTATTTCATTTTTCTCTATTCACCCATACTGTTGACAGTTGAGGATTTTGTGTGCTATGCTAGTATTGTCTCATAAAGACTTGAACTGATGGCATCAAAAAAGagataagcagcagcagcgtacAGAGATCTGAACCCTGCACTTCCTTTTCACACGCCccaagatttatttttttttattattcttccTGCTGGCCCTGCGGAGAGATCGTGTGTTCTACATGTTATTTTTATGATGATAAACTGTGCTTCAGCACCATTTAAATTGCATTAGGCAGAGGTCATTAGGAACAGTGGGAAGGATTTCCGCTAAAAGAGTCACACAGGCCTGTGAGTGTTGTATTAAAATATATCGAAATAGGCTGCTTTAAATACTGGAGtttaaaacattcaaataatGCCCTGCTTAATACCACTGTGTACCACAAGATGGGAGTCCGCCATGGGAGGTAGAAAGAAGCCCAACACTGACTATTATCCCTTCAAACAGTCAGTGAATAGAACAGTTATTGTGGCTTTAGAGGTGAATTAACAAGACAAGCCACAGAGTAGGCTTTTAGACAAACACAGACCATCTGTAGAGCTCGGCAAGTCTGTCACTATGCAGACAAGCAGCATACCACTAAATGATGTGTTtgtagttttcattttttttgtccatgaGACACTTTTTGCTGCCATTTCCCTGCAGCCgcttctcctttttcttcaacagaaaaaaaaaatgattttatgttttgtaaCAGTGACAAGTCAGTGGGCGTTGTCTCAAATGAACGAAGCTCTCtccattatttattattagtttacTACAACTAACGCAATAAAATCTCTCTTTGTATGCATGCCTGGTCATTCACATCTCATCTGGTAGTATTTTGTGCCTGCCTAATATCATATTAGCCATTATTGGATATTTGAGAAGGAAATCATTAGAGATCCAGACCTGGATCTTCTTCAGGCAATAAACACAGACTGGCCTCAGACAACTGtgatgcagctgtgtttgaCTACACATCTCACCTATTAGTGTCCATTTCCAGAGTTGATGCTATTTACATTCATTAGACTGAAAATAGGATGCCACTCATCAAATCCCCATTACTGGCCTTAGATGACGAGGATGGTCACACAGACGCTGGTCATTCACTTCCCTTCATTGCTTTCTTCCTAATTCAATCAGTGTTGTGGTGAATACATGGAGTCCCCTGCCTCTCTGAATGCTCTGCTTTATTACACTGTGACCACATCTTCTTGGCTATATAAATGATTTTAACCTATAGTGGTGTATACATACAGTGGTGCTATTCCTGCATGCCAATCTCTTGTTGAAGTGTCACTTGCTTACCGCATGCATAAAACGGACATAAGAGAAGTCTTGGAAACCTCGAAGTTTATTATGCAAATTAGTGCACAGGCATatcctgacatgttttttttaccatcacAGCTAAGCAAACTGAAAAACTCTGAAGGATTTGCAGTGTTTGAATAAAAGATAACATAGAAGACTCGGGCAAGGTTGAAGCGGTTAATGAGTTCAGTTTGATACTTTGATTCACTCTGTATTGTTGATGTACCTGCATGCACATGGATGCAGTAGGTATCTGTAAGGATGTTTCTTGTCTCCACAGGTACTGACCATCCTGCAGGAAGTGTTTCCAGCAGTGAAGGCAGCAGAGATGGCCGTCAAGTACCGCCCGTTGTGGTGGGAGGGCTGGCAGACTCTGGGACGGGCTCAGCTCAACCTGGGAGAGGTGGACCTGGTGAGTGTGGCTTTCAATACACTTTTTAACAAGAGGTCATAAAGTGCGAAAAGTACAGAGGAGCAATAGGAGAAGGTAAAGAGACTCCATGCAGTGATAGACACTGTCAACAAGTCATGATTCGTTCGTTCATTTTAACATTTCCTAATGGTCTTCCCTTGACATTTGTCTGATGGGTTTTCCAGTGAACTGTTTACTTTGCTCCTTTGTTCTAGAGTCTTTAATACGATGcatcatttatttctgtttaccACTTTTTTGTGAACTTGGTGCCTCTTCCAAAGCACACCCAGGTGCCTGGGGCTCGGACGATTGCTCAAATTGCCCCAGAACACGCCGGGACCTGTGGGTGCGCAATACCTCTGAATCTTAGTTACACTGCTCGCTCTTATTAGAGCCAAGCAAACAGGGTTGAACTAAGAAGCCCTTCAGCTATTATCGCTCATACATGCCCCAGAGCGGGAGACCTGTCTTACGGCACTAAAAGCAACAATGGGAAGTGTTGAGCTTAAACTAAAGCCAATTATAGACACACCTCCTTGTATAATGAAGCTCCTGgaagcaaaaggaaaaaaaatgtattcgtCTATTTTTAGCGAGACGTGTTCGGTCGCGTTTTAAGGCTTTGTATGCACCAACATGTTTGTGCAAAAGTGAATGCAGTAATCCAGTTCATGAGTCTGCAGTCCCGATCCACTCTGTCTCTTCAAGGAAAATGGAAGGCACCCACATAAAACAACACATAGCTTCTCATTTCTCTGTTGCTGTTTATCATTTCTTTGTCATCATCAAGTGTGTTTGGTCATAATTGTCCTTTAGAAGCCGGTTAATTTGGTTCCAGTGGCATTTTATGAGTTAAAGGATTGGAGATGAAGAGCTGGTGCTGCTCCATCAGGTCCGTTCAAGACAAAACTTGATTTGTTATTTTAGGCACATACAGATAAGCTGATTGATGTTGACAGCTTGGGAGTGTTAAACATAAAGTTGTGAGAGTATGAACAGGTTATGACTTTTACATACATGAATTTATTATTGCAaaaccacttttttttgttatactTGGAGTTACGGTCAGGTTAGCAACAAACATGCTAACATTGAGCAGCTGCTTTCTAGTAGTCCTTTATCTCTCCTCATACGTTTACCATCCTTCTATTTTTATATCATTGATTTATGATTTTTACATTTACTGTTCCAGGTTCAGCAGATAACTGCAGATAACGTTTCAGTGTCATGATAACAGGCTTACAGATGAGAAACTGGATGTAAACGTTAATGTTTAGTGTCCTCCTCAGTTGAGCCATTGTGTACGTTATGGGTGCTGCCGTCTGTGCAGCGATGCAGTGTCCTAAAGCTGCAGATTTTCTTTAGTAACTGTTATTACTTATTACAGTCTGTTATTACAGACTGTTTAATGCTCTTCTGCAACATTGGTACACCTCTCTAGCTCAATATGTGTTCCAGCCATTTGTCATCATGATCAGATGGCCTCAGTGCCagatttattttatcatttcaCATGCATCAAACAGTCCCCTCTCAGGACTGACTGGTCACATGAACGATCGCGGgtgatttttatttctgttccGTATGACTAATTTTTGAAACCGACATACAAATGCACAGTCACCAATGAGATATCGATCTACTATTAATTAAACTATAAGTCAACCTGGGAATGCAACATAAAGATGATGCAGTGGCtcatcagctgcactgatggGTGCATAATATGTACCATTCATCTATAAGAAGAAGCAAGTGAACCCACAGGCAGGCGTGACAGATTTTAGGTGCTCATTCCATTTTTGAAGACAATAATCTCCTCTCCACAGACTAAATGTGTAAGTATTCCCATGTCCACATCCAGTTAGatctcatgtttgtgttttaagcTGATGTCAGTCCTGTTTCCTGCAGGCTGTGAGGTCCTTCCAAGTTGCAATCCACCTGTGCCCGTCGGAGCGCAGCCTGTGGGAGGATGACCTGACCTGGGCGTGGAaactgcagaagcagcagttggCTGTCAAGGAGAAGATTCAGGAAGAAGAGGACACCAAAAACCAGATCATCAACGCCCCCGAGCTGGAGCAGGACTATGATTTTGAGTCGGATGAGGTTGTGGCCGCCTGCATGGCCGTCGCTGAGCGGCAGGCACGCTACGAGGAGCTGAAGAGGACCACTGTGGTCATAGACACTGAGGGGAATATAACAAATATGACAAGCAGGGAAGAAGAATCAGAGCAAACCGCAACGCCATCCAAGGAACAGTTCATAAAAGCAAGAGGACTCTGAACTCATCTCAGCATGAGAAATGAATGGTAATATTTATGAGTGTGTAAACCTGCTGTATAGAACACATCTTTAAATCAGAGGCAAAGATAAGAACTGACTATAGTGAATTTAAATTCTTATGCATGATTAAGGGTGACAGAGTTTAGTGTCTGTTTTACTACTTACAATGACCGGACATACTGACAGgttcatgtttattttctgaGCAATGTGCTACCGTTGCAAAAACCACACGGGATAAAACGATGAATCACATCACAGTCTGCAGCGTGTAGTGTTTCCTATCCAACAGCAAGGCATTGTTTCCAAAGGACTGCTTCACAAATACCACAGCAAGTGAAAGAAACGTTAGCATTCTTGGTAAATCTGTTCAATACTTCCTTTTTAGTTGGAAGGAAGTCATTTCCAGCATGTAAAGTGGTTAATGGAGTAgcataaaaatagaaataattGACTTTCTGAAAAGGTCTGATACTTGTCCCGAGATAATACAGGTTCTGTAGAACGGAGTCTGCACCACTGACAAAGCATGTAGAGTAAGcacaacactcacacatttCTGTCAGGGAAAAAAGCCAGTAAGGCAGGTAGGTTACTGTAATGTTACATAAAGTTAACatatattgttttgtttgattgGCAGGACCATTATATAATCAGTCACACCCAAAGCAGTGCTGGTACACCTAAGCTGCACAACACAAATTGAGGTCAGCTGTGTTTAATCAGGGTGTGCCAAGTGATCCAGACATACATGTATGTGGACACTTAGTGTTGCCACTGAATGAAGGAAGCCCATTTAAGTGTTTTGCACAGCCAAATCAGTGTACAGTGGAGCAGAAATcatgtgtattaaaaaaaaaacaaacacctatTGACGAagttaaaatgattttattcaatattaaaatatgaaatCATTAGTAGTAGATTGTTTAACCATTCTAGATGATCTTGACCTTTTAGAATCtgttttttccatgttgtcaCGGAGGCCAAACTCCACTGACTTTTCCTAGAGCATGATCAATTCTACCTGTTTTTTCTCAaactgtctctgcagctgtgtttaggAGCCATAAATGCATATATAACAACATCATTAATAACCATTTGCTGCATTTCCCGTTGCTCTaaactctttattttttgtGCTAAACTCAACAAGCCACAGCTCCTAAAGTGACATTTTCCGATAACCAGTTGTTTTCTCAGGCTTCTCAAAGCAAAGGTTTAGATGTCTAACGCAGCCTGTCGCCTATACTTTAATGCAGCACTGGTGTGAGTTGATGAGGTAGAAAAAGAGGGGGCCAGTTTCCAAGAAGACTCATTTTTCCTCTTTACCCTCTGCTGAAACCCTGACACTGTTTTGTCAATCACTATTTCCTGCCTCCTGGGAGAGTCTACGGCTTTAACAGACTTCTTCGGTCTGAGGTCACAGCTCTCTTTAAAGGGTTATTGTTCTCAGAGGGACTTTTCACCGCTCTCAGGAAGCCTCTGGACAGTGGCCATATTGACCCTGGAAACGTCCAGTGGTGAAGAAACCATCTGTCTGCAGGTGAGCAGTGCCATGCCATCTGAACAGTGTTAAAGATGTGTTTTAGCCATCAGTGCTGCCATAGGAAGAAATGAAGGGGATTAAATGCGACACATCTTTTATGCACATCAGGGCAGGGAAAAGTAAATGTTATTGTAGAGCATTTATTGAAAGACAGGTTTGAATTTCAGTTTGAAGCCATTGATGCTATGttggtccttttttttttagattaaaaagggcattaaaggtagggtaagagattttgaaaactcagtgagagtcagccagattttgaaagtaaacacacgcccctttctctcggagctcaccccgaacccagcctgaagacgagctgcggactgtgacttcggccatcatgcacgtacctctctggtgtgtgcagagcaggaagagagtgacaaccagccaatactccgcgcagggtccacccggaggattggctgatgtttttagcgttttatagcttccacagatgattcgtattcttcgttttaatgcgaaactgccgaactaattggttgctatcggattgtaaagataGGTTACACCAATTTAACAAAGAGtgaatcagaatgaaatctcctaacCTACCTTTAAATGATCCAAGAAACTGACACAAATGCTTATATTATGTGATCATTTACCagcttttattttcagttttttagtTAGGTACAACAAACAAGTTTGTTCACGGACTGAATATGAACATGTTGGTATTTATATCTTTATAGCAGCATAACTTGATGCACAGGAAATCTATTTTTTaaggaaaaatacacaaaatgtttaGAGAGGACATCTAAAAATGTCTTCAATATTCATTCCCTGTCTTAACTCCCCTATAAAGTCTGATTAGATGGGAAGAATTGTACATTACGTTATGGTAAGATGAAGCTGGATTGATTCTTACAAAGTAATGAGCTGAACAGAGTAAATGGGCAATGCAAATTTAACCAGAGGCCTCCAGTGTCTGTACAGTGGGAAAGCCACAGTATAGCTGCCGTTTGCTGTGACATGGAGGGGATGTTGTTAGAGCTGCTCTGTCGACCAAATTGTTTGCAAATGTCCCAAATAACACTATGAGCATATTCATCCTGTACCGATTTAAAATGGCTCAAAACTAGCTGGCCCTTCTCATAGAGAAGACGATAACGTACAGCATTTGTACTCGAATAAATTAAAACATGGGACAGAGTTCACATTTTAACATTGATTCTTTACAGTCAGTGTGCAGGTCATTGAAAAGCTACAAAACAAATAGCCTAGCAGTGGTTTTAAAGTTCAAAAAGTGCAACAGAAGAGCTCCTCTATGATGTTGTTCTCTGTGGATTTGTTGAAATGACTATGTGAAATTTTTACTATGATATTATTACTGAGGAGTGATACATTGATAATGGATATTTAGTTGGGTAATATATCTGTCAAATGTCATATTATAAGACTGATAGGTGGTGTCCAGCCTTGCAGTGCTCTCACAGGGTCTCAGTCCATGCTGATGGTTATATGCATTTCTCTTGTATGTTTGCAGTCTCATCTGTGAAGGTCACTTGCAGAGCCGTGTCTTTGGGGCACATTGCCAGCTGTTTCAGGGGTCTACCTGCCACTCTGCCATCTAAACCACTCAGCCTCTGAGGCCCGTTAGTCTCCTGGTTATCCAGTAATGTCAGTGGAGCTGGCGGGCTGGAGCCGCCCTGTGGTCCTGCTTGTGATGACCCCAGCATGTCTATGTTTCTTTCATGCGAGTTAAGGAAAGACTGCGAGGTGCTCACTATATCCCGCAACTCCCGGGACATGAGTGATGGGGAATCCTTagagatgatggaggaggagaggtgtcCATCGACACAGCGGAACTGTCTACCTCCTCTTTGTGCCCGCCCGCCCATTTTGCAGAAGAGACACTTGATTTTCTCCATCATCTTGAGAACCACTGTCTTTCTGAGCAGGATGTAGATCCAGGGGTCTAAGATG is a window from the Parambassis ranga chromosome 12, fParRan2.1, whole genome shotgun sequence genome containing:
- the ttc33 gene encoding tetratricopeptide repeat protein 33, which encodes MMTSFGWKRKAGEKVSKSVLQEFEANAKKAEDEGPSQDDEVDWMHAIKRRREVLLEDCAAKSKRLIDEGSLLAEEGRHWEAINKWDEAIQLTPDNPLLYEMKSQVLTILQEVFPAVKAAEMAVKYRPLWWEGWQTLGRAQLNLGEVDLAVRSFQVAIHLCPSERSLWEDDLTWAWKLQKQQLAVKEKIQEEEDTKNQIINAPELEQDYDFESDEVVAACMAVAERQARYEELKRTTVVIDTEGNITNMTSREEESEQTATPSKEQFIKARGL